A region of the Lycium barbarum isolate Lr01 chromosome 1, ASM1917538v2, whole genome shotgun sequence genome:
aaCTTTCGGCCAAGTGTGGCCGAGCCTCACCTTCTTGTttctcctttcttctttcttttcaattgtttacaagacaattgtatgtgtggtgaatgattcatacaccactctttgtccattgtaatcatgccaagatgaatgatcaatatttaatgtgaaatgatccctccaccatgttatgtcttcataaaataatgtatactttcataaagtagtggatgcttaaatattcaattgcatgcttcaactttttctcctccaattttcagccCTTGGCCGAATATACACTTGGTTATGAAGTATattttagttgtccacaatatattgaaaatgtagtggatgaatcaacatttaattacacatttgtatgtcttccattagccttattttagatgactttgagtcatccttttaccTTGGCATTTTGGTGTTCCTTCTTAGTTCATcgttgtcacaaatttttacttaacaccacaattaagaaattcctaatctccaataacatttttatactaagtaaaatttataaccgattagttttagtttagaaattaaaaatccgaggtttccatctcacgtcgattccttcgcgaataactcgatgtataaaatacggggtctaacaatacggtccgtataatgtgccgtaaaactcaccagtccactgaacttgttctcgtcacttcgttgatctccaatccttatggaaccttcttaacacttatttaaaaCTTCATTAGCAagctaagggacgttataactctttcccaaaatgcccttaagtcatcattaacccgatactcgtatttcactggttcattcgcttgcgtaccaacggaagatttttccgaggtgtaacattatatcAAAGAAAGCCCTTGTCTCGTGGGAGAAATTATGTCACTCAAAGGCAGCTGGAGGGCAAAATATCTTACATCTTTGCTGTTGGAACAGGGCAGCAATTTTGAAACAACTGTGGGCTTTGGCAAATGAAAAAGAATGCTTATGGATCAGGTGGGTACACAATTACTACATTAAGCAGGAATCACTTGAAAAATGCCAACCACCCAAGAATGCTACTTGGGTAGTGAGGAAGATTATAGAGGCAATACAGTATGTGTTGAGCTTGAATTCATTACAAAGGAACCTTCTCAGCAGATTGGAATCAGTGGTGGTGAGCCAGAAATACTCCATCAAAAAGATGTATGTAATCTTGAGGTCACTTCAACTAAAAGCACCTTGGAAACAACTGCTGCTTCAGCCACATATTCATCCACGACACAAGTTTATTTTATGGCTTGCATTGCAAAGAAGATTGGCTAATGTTGACAGATTATTAAAGTTTGGTGTGCAAGTGCCTTCTTCATGTGTATTTTGCAAGGGCCCGGATGAGACCATGGATCATCTATTCTTCAACTGCCTGATCACACAAAATATATGGCAAAGGGTATTGGTTTAGATGGGAGAACATAAGCAAATTGGAAACTGGCAAGAAGAGGTAAGTTGGGTGAACAACAGGGCAAAGCAAAGATCAGGAAAAGGGGGAATTATCAGCTGCTATTTTGCTGTTGTCATTAACATCATATGGAAAGAAAGGAATTTGATGAGATTTCAAGGAAGCTGCTATCAACCTGAGAGGATATGCAAGGAAATAACAATCTTCACTCACATCAGAGGTAACACACTAAGCAAGTGGCAGCCACTTTTGGCACAATTCATGCGATCTCCTTGAAGTTATTTCTGCTGCAGCCTGCATGATTTGGACCTGAAAAATTAATGTTCCTATAGTACCTGTCTCAATGGTAGTATAGTGGTTGTCTGTGCACTGATACGACTTGTATAAGTCTCATTAGAGTATAGGTCTGGCTTTGTTGTTTATCTAGCTATAGGACCTGCATTTTTGTAGGCTCCATCTGCTTTAGGAGGctgagtttgtttttttttttttttttctgagaaaCAGGTGGTCAGCCCTGTTTGGTTATGTAACTACTGCACTTTGGTATTCATAAAAAtctttatttaccaaaaaaaagaaaagaaaatgggtGAGTAaatttaattgaaaaaaaaaatcatgtaggCACCAGATAGGAAAATTAAGGTGGACTTGGGGATTTAATGGATTAGGCATAAATACAACTATTTATCAGAATACAAAAgtaaatataattttaaaattgAATGACAAAAGTAAATATATTGAAAAAATATAATGAAGAATAAATATAATTTATTTGTGCGAGTACGGGCAAAATCTGATCCTTTTCGGTTTATTTTTAATAAGGACGATAGATAAAGGGCAACTATATCTCACAACACTTTAATTCAAAACAATTGGAAAAAGCAatgaaggaaagaaaaacaaaagcCATCTGACACTGGTTCCAAAATACCAAACGCGCATTGTTCAGTGTATATCGCGTTCCCCGCCGTCCTCCTTTCCAGCTGCCCATTTTCTCTCTCTACCAACTTTCCAAGAAACCTTTTAGAAATTCATACTCCTATATCAAGACTTCACATTAGGGAGAAAATCTTGTGTTAatacattcattcatacaaagCTCTGTATATTTTTAGAAAGAATGGTTGTATCAAAGAGCAACAAGACTTCACATCAATCTTACATTACAGTTCCATCTCAGATTATCAATTCACTTTCTTCTTCCGATTTTCAATCTCTCCTTTTATCTCCCAAGAAAAAGACGACTCCTTCTTCTTCCTTATCTCTAAAGCTCAGTAATCCAAGATTCTGGATTTTCTTGCTTTTTCTCTTTGGTCTTGTTGGTATGTGGCTTGGCTTTGATCCTTCCTTGCCTTTCTCAGAAAACCCATGTTTCATTTCTCAAGAAAGGGCCGAAATATCTACTAGTATTAGTGCTTTGAATGAAAAAGTTATACTGAATGTGGGGGAAAAAGAAGGTGATAAAAAGAGTGAGTTTTGGAAGCAACCTGATGGGTTGGGTTATAGGCCTTGTTTGGATTTTAGTGGAGATTATAGAAAGGCAAGCAGAGAGATTATGAAGGAGAGGAGTAAGTATCTGATGGTGGTTGTTTCTGGGGGAATGAATCAGCAGAGAAATCAGATAGTTGATGCTGTTGTTATTGCAAGAGTTCTCGGGGCTGCTTTGGTTGTTCCTATTTTCCAAGTCAATCCTATTTGGGGTGATGAAAGGTTTGTTCTCTCTTTATTCCAACTTAAAGCTTCCATTTTTACTCTGATTTTAATTCAGCGAATACAAAGGTTGTGTTCAGTATGAAGGAAAATAAGTGGggttcttacttattttcttgtgttcgatTTGCTAGCAAAAATTATTATgctaaaaatatttatatataatctagacaTACTTCTATGGGAAGTGGTGATGGGGTAGGGGAGTGGGGTGGTGGGGATGGGGGCTATGGGGTGGGGATAAAGATGAGGTGCGTTGGACGGTGGAGATGACACAATCAATGTGGAATATCACTTGTGGAATCTGTTTTCCTTTCTTCCATTAGAgcagtcattttcctcatttttaagaacttgtttttctagagaaaatgtttttcgGAAATTTTGACCAACCGAACATGGACAAATTGGAAAACCATGCCGAACAAACCCAAAATGTTTCTTGTGAATGCCTTATTCTATGAATCTAGGTACGTCTCCGCATTAGAATATGAATAAATCCTTTGCATATATCTTTTAACGAGATAATACTAAGTTAAGTGGGAAGTAACTAATTACTGTGTACTCTTCCAGCAAATTTGAGATGGATTTTGTTTTATCAGCTTCTGCGGTATTTGGTAAATTTCTTAATGTGATCTGTTTCCTGgtctttgtgtttgcagtgagtTCTCTGATATTTTTGACATGGATCATTTCAAAAAAGTTTTGGCGAATGACGTCCGAATAGTTTCATCACTTCCATCTACACACGTGATGACAAGGCCAGTGGAGGAGAAACGGACTCCTCTCCATGCTTCCCCTCAATGGATACACTCACATTATACCAGAAAGGTGAGATAAAACTTTCATTGGTTAGGCTTTAGAGTTCCTTCCCTTGGCTCTTAGTAAGACCATAGCTTAAAAGTTGAGTCCAACCTAAAATAACCGAATGCAAGAAAAAGACGATGGTATAAGatgtttttcctttttattgttgTAGCTTTGTTCAGTGTATGATCAATGAGAATTTAGTAAGCCCGTGTTGCTATTTGTAGCAACAGTGGATGAATTTTGATATTAGCTGTTGGAGTATTTGGAGATTACCTCATTCTTTATTGTATTCCAAAGTTTGATCTTTTGAAGCGTATTAATTGGCTCGCAAAGTCTTAGCATTGACTTACGACAGCTGGAGAGAAATTCTTATACTCTTCAACAGATCACAGTTACCTGAAATTAATATATAAAATCAGTATATTTCATTGGCGTATAGTTTCATTCATTAGTTTGGTTTGTCTAACAGGAGTCTAGTGAAAAGTAATTGAAAACTAGATCTTCATTGTTTTAAGATGATGCTGAAAATAATTGTACTTAATAGTTTTGGTTGATCTTATTGCAGCTTAGAAGGGAGGGTGTTCTTCTTTTGCGAGGTCTTGACTCAAGGCTATCTAAGGATTTACCATCCGATCTTCAAAAACTTCGTTGCAAGGTAAATTAATATCAACCTTCTACGGTGAAATCTCTCTATACTTCTGTGAAGAAATTCTTAAACATGTGATATTCCAGTGTATAATGGACACAATATTTCCAAGAAATGCTACTTAACTAGTTTATAACAAGCAAGTGGCTGTTTAAACTAGATGCTCCACCTCGTTCCAGAGGCGATAAGTATAAAAATGTGGCATCTTCTGATTTTATCCTCTGTGAACTTGTAGGCGGCTTTCCGTGCTTTGAGGTTTAACCCATCAATCTTAGAGCTCGGTAACAAACTTACAGAGAGGATGAGGAGCAAGGGACCATTTCTCGCTCTGCATTTGCGAATGGAGAAGGATGTGTGGGTGAGGACTGGATGCCTTCCTGGTTTAAGTCACGAGtatgatgaaatgataaacaaTGAGCGGAAGCGCAGACCTGAGCTATTAACTTCAAGGTCAAATATGACTTACCATGACAGGAAATTTGCTGGTCTCTGCCCCTTGAATGCATTGGAAGTTGCAAGGCAAGTGTTATACTTCCTTAGGAAGTGTTCTGTTTCTTTCCTTATCTTTTGATGCACTTTGAAAATGTTTCTGAGTTTAACAAATCTGCAATCGCTGTTTAGGTTGATCAAGGCTCTGGGAGCTCCAAAGGGTGCAAGGATCTATTGGGCCGGTGGCATTTCGTTGGGCGGGAAAGAAGCCCTGCAGCCATTGACCAAGGAATTTCCCCATTTCTATAACAAAGAGGATCTCGCTTTGCCTGGCGAGCTTGAGCCATTTTCAAAGAAAGCATCACTAATGGCTGCTATTGACTACATAGTGTGTGAGAACAGCGACGTTTTCATGCCATCTCATGGTGGAAACATGGGCCATGCTATCCAGGTACTGCCTCCAGTGTAAAAGTTTCTTGGTAATAGTTCGAGAACATTGGTCCAGAAATCTGTTGACTGAACTAACATGAACCTAGAAAAGATTTAGGACTCCGATGAGAAGAAAAAAGAAGGCGTTAAGAGACCCTCCTGGCCCAACCCTAGACACTCTAAGATCCTTTTTCAAACCTGCTCCCATTTCGAGTCAAGAAAAAAACGGCTCGAATGGTACGATCCCTCCGTCACCCCAGAATGAAAGGGGTGATCTCGTAGTTCTTGGTTTAGAGTTGGAGAGCGAGTTTGCAGAAACAAACTTGAATGATGAGGACTATACAAGAACTGAAGATAGTTTGCGTTACAACCCACTCCCAACCCCTCCATAACCTTACCAGAGAAGGAATCAACTAGAATCTTACAAAAATTCACATGTGAAAATCTGATGTTGTCACTGAGAGAGCTCAAACACGTCACATACTCTGCAACTTATTCTACTTATCAACCGTATTATCTTTTAGGGTAATTATTGATCTGATCTGGTTCCTTTTGTTTTCTGCCATAATATTGTCCATAATCATATTACTTATCAAAAAAAGTTTGATAATCATCTTGGCTTTGAGATAAATATGCAACTGCATTATGTATGATATATGGTTGGTTCATTCTGTTAGAAGTTTTTCTTATAACCTACTACATTTTATTATTGTTGATTGTGGTTGTTTTTGTAACAGGGACACAGGACCTATGCAGGGCACAAAAAGACTATCACTCCTAATAAGAGACAGATGCTCCCACATTTTCTTAACTCATCTCTCAATGAGGCAGAGTTCAACAGAATTATACTGGACCTGCACAAAGATTCGTTAGGTCAGCCCGAACACAGGAAGACAGGAAGGGATGTTACAAAGTATCCCCTCCCAGAGTGCATGTGCAACAGTACTACTATCCGTTCTTCCATGTAACTCCTTTCGTACCGCATGCAGCTAATCAGACATCTTACGATGATTTACGAATGGCGGACAATGTCAATCAGGAACTACCTGCTAGCTGCATCTGAGGGATTAGCCTCCCTTAAGATAGTCTTGGAAATTCCAAAATCAGGCTTTCCTCCGGTGCATCACTGTTTTTCGAATTAAGTTCGAAGGGATCCGGAGGTAGTAACCTTAGACGTGGGTGCAGAGGTTACTATGATTCAAAAGCAACATCATCACAGAACTTCATATTCCTTCGTTCTTCTTTGTTTGTATGTCATATTCTTTTGAAGTTGGGGAGCTAGGCAAAGATCAAAGGCGGATcgagaatttgaagtttatgagttaCTGCGGTGAACTCGTAGCTAACACATTGGATCTGCCATTGGCAAAGATGAATTATTAGTTTTGGGGTTATTTAATTCAATTCATTCTTTACACAACTATGTAATACCAATCGATGTATATGAAACATGTATACAAATCATACAAATTTTGGAGGTACTTGTGCATTTAATTTAGAGGTAATTGCGATGAATGCCTTTTTGGTGATCGAATTTACTTAATTTTGTCCTATTTCCTTAGTTATTACCCGTGTAGCCCATTAATTCTTCCGTCCTCCCTCTCTCGCATCATTTACTATATTAGTAGCCATTCTTATGGTTTTGATGATGTGATTTTCTTGCACTGGAGGTGAAATCATAAGCATATTATTTGAAGCTGAGAATCATGAAGGGAGTAGTAGAAAACACCATCGGAAGTCATTGAAGGGGTTCGAAGCTCAAATTCAAAATTCGAGTTTCTGCAAGTGAGCTTCGTTTTGATTGAGTGATATTtcaaaagattgggaatgtcAGCAGGAGTTTGTAGCTAAACTTTGGGGCTGTTTTGGTGAGAATTGAGGTGCTTTTGGATTGAAATTCAGTTCCTTGCCGAAGAAGACAACAACTCTACAGCTCCAGTTTGCTGATTCGCGACCGTAtaatagtgtatatacattatatatataatgtatacacTGTGTGTGTATAAGGGTGTATTACTACTATTATAGTTTATATAAGAGAGGATAGAAACATTCATACAATCTCCCTTTTCTATTCTCTCTCATTTCTGTTCTTGCAATCTCCATAACACTTAAATGGAAGATTAGTCTGTTTGCATATTAATTGTTGTTCATTTCGTAGCTTCGATCAACAATAGGTGTAGAGAAATCAAGTAGCCCGGGTGAAATTTTAAAATACTGCACCACGGAAAGAAAAGAATTTACAAAAATTCGAGGCATAGTTTAGTGTATATAGGCAAGAACAGGTTTATAACCTTTTGCTTATTGTAAAGTGATGGTGATAAATTTTAGGAGGGGCCACGTGATATGATGGCCTTCAAAGTTCAAACAAGCAAATAGACGTGTAAAATGACATTGAAGTGGCCCCATTATTTCAGCAAAATATTCACACAATATTCTTGAATACCAAAAATTGCTCGCCAAGCAGGGATGTTGTTAAGAATTAAACGAGCGATCATCGAAACCGATTAGGATGCatcaacacaagaacaataatgcAAGAAAGCAATAAATGTAATGAACACAAgatttacgtggaaacccaaaACTGGAAAAACCACGGGGCGCGAAGCGCAGAGAAATCAACTATAAGGTGAGGAGTACAAAACGATCTTAACAGGGTGTCAAAGCATAACGAGATCAAAGGACACGAAAGATTACAATCTCTCAATACAAACTCTCTCTAACCTAAGTGTGGAATATAGTCTTGTGTGTAGTCTTGATAGTTGTTCTTTTTTTCTTGATGTTCTGGCCGAAAATCTCCTTTAAATAGGGGTTGAAGGCGTTCAAAATCCCAGTTGGAATGGGACAAGCCAGTTGAATCCCAGTTGGAATGGGACAATTATCGAATCCCAATTGGAATGAGACAATTTCGATAAACCCTTTTGGGACATATTCTAACAATCTCCACCTTGGACCAAAATACATCAACATCAACACTTGTCACCCCATAATGCCTCGAAGGGCAATCCCCAAAGGGCAATTTAAGCATGAACAACACCAACTAAGTCTAAGCAATGCTTAAACTTAGTAATAGCAAGCGGCTTAGTTAATATATCTGCGGGATTCTCTGACGTGTGAACTTTCTTTACCACAATCTCCCCCGCAACAATAGTATCTATGATAAAGTGGTATTTAACGCTAATATGCTTGGTCTTCGAGCGATAAGAATCGGCCTTGGTAAGATGAATAACACTCTGGCTATCAGAAAATACAACGGTAGTACCCTGTTGAACACCAAGATCAATAAGAAGACCTCGCAACCATGTAACTTCTTTAACACCTTCAGTTGCAGCGATATACTCAACTTCGGTAGTAGAAAGGGCTGTAATAGACTGTAATTGTGCTTTCCAAGAGATAGCACCAGAGCACAGTGAAAAAATGTAACCAGAAATAGACTTCCTACGATCGAGATCACCACCATAATCAGAATCAACGAACCCAACAACATCATAAGACGATGCCTTGGCTCTATAAAATACCAAACTAATATCAACGGACCCTTTCACATAACGAAGAATCCACTTCACGACATTCCAATAATCCTTTCCAGGATTATACATGTATCGGCTCACCATGCTTACCACAAAAGCTAAATCAGGTCTAGTGCAAACCATAGCATACTTAAGGCTACCAACAACACTAGCATACGGGAttgaagatgtcacgacccagctaggggccgcgacgggtacccggagctagttaccgagcaccgctcactctactacttatcttgctcatttaatattcttttatcaatttacataccagttgtaggaaaataataattaaacaaacataaatactttatatacaattgcctttcggccatcaaaataatatacacgcatatgaaaacgtcttgtgagaccatctaacccacactgcgtatctacgagcctctactaacatactgtatatacatggacggaacaagactccgtcgtgcccaaaatatgcatatatatatataccaaaaggataatcctaagcacctccggacgatggagtgctttcaaccagctgactgctactgaggatctgggctaagctctcctctctgtctacctgtgggcatgaacacagcgtccgcagaaaggacgtcagtacgaatgttgtaccgagtatgagaagcataaacaatgaaagaaaacatcaacaatatagtgataacatcaacatgaaatatctggatctgtctgataatcataaaggaaatcatgcgtgccatcttactcatactcatcctcataacctatatgcatcatatgcaagctgcccgtccatgtcggaacagtgtgataatcaataatattagcccgcgtccaggcctcccgcgtccggggtaccatctcatgccgcccactagtggtgtctgcccatgcccgaaggtcatggtgtatccgtatagctgcccgccttggcggtgactgcccgaccaactaggcacgatgTGAAATGCttatgtcatgcttatcataaaatgctcataataataatatactcatcatagaatacttatctcattgtaatacatgcataaggctcaagatcaactttactctatcggggtgacgtaaggtcgtgatcccccgattccattatggaacaactattgatactctgcctcaccttgaaggaactagtacataaggtgagtgtaagcgataattaacatcatcattatactagcatcattatatcgtattcctcatcttatatagacattaaggagttagactcttagcctttcggactatcagaactcatgaagagaataggaatttcgtgctacaagattcatgccatcagaaagaagggactggcctcacataccttggtcgtttag
Encoded here:
- the LOC132635337 gene encoding O-fucosyltransferase 20-like; the encoded protein is MVVSKSNKTSHQSYITVPSQIINSLSSSDFQSLLLSPKKKTTPSSSLSLKLSNPRFWIFLLFLFGLVGMWLGFDPSLPFSENPCFISQERAEISTSISALNEKVILNVGEKEGDKKSEFWKQPDGLGYRPCLDFSGDYRKASREIMKERSKYLMVVVSGGMNQQRNQIVDAVVIARVLGAALVVPIFQVNPIWGDESEFSDIFDMDHFKKVLANDVRIVSSLPSTHVMTRPVEEKRTPLHASPQWIHSHYTRKLRREGVLLLRGLDSRLSKDLPSDLQKLRCKAAFRALRFNPSILELGNKLTERMRSKGPFLALHLRMEKDVWVRTGCLPGLSHEYDEMINNERKRRPELLTSRSNMTYHDRKFAGLCPLNALEVARLIKALGAPKGARIYWAGGISLGGKEALQPLTKEFPHFYNKEDLALPGELEPFSKKASLMAAIDYIVCENSDVFMPSHGGNMGHAIQGHRTYAGHKKTITPNKRQMLPHFLNSSLNEAEFNRIILDLHKDSLGQPEHRKTGRDVTKYPLPECMCNSTTIRSSM